Genomic DNA from Candidatus Hydrogenedentota bacterium:
AGGCCGAGCACTCCATCTGCGCCAGCTCCGCGTCGGAGATTTTCCCCTGCTTGTACGCGCCCACGGCCTCGAAGACCGTGATGAGGTCCGTGTCCTTCCCGTTCATCGGCTTTCCCGTCTCCATCGGGCCGCCGGACACGAAGATCGTGGGGATGTTGCAGCGCATGGCGCCCATGAGCATGCCCGGCACGATTTTGTCGCAGTTCGGGATGCAGATCAGCGCGTCAAAGCGGTGCGCCTTCACCATCGTCTCCACGCAGTCGGCGATCAGCTCGCGCGAGGGCAGGCTGAACTTCATGCCGCCGTGGCCCATGGCGACGCCGTCGCAGACGCCGATGGTGTTGAACTCGAAGGCGATGCCGCCCGCCTCCTCCACGGCCTCCCGCGCGGCCCGGCCCAGGGTGTCCAGATGCGCGTGGCCCGGGATGACCTCCACAAAGCTGTTGCACACGCCGATGAACGGCTTGTCGAAGTCCGAGGGCTTCTTCACCTTGCCCGTGGCGTAGAAAAGCGACCGGTGCGGCGCGCGCTCAAATCCTTTTTTGATTACATCACTCTCCATTGTGCGTTCCTTTCTTCTGTTTCGCGGACACGGCCGCGGCCCGGCACGCCGGCGGCCGGGCAGGCCGGGCCGCGCGGCGGCGGGGAATGGTTCGGAAAAGTATACGCCCCGCGCGGCGGCGTGTCCACTTGGAGACGGCGGGTCATCCGCGGGGGTGCGCCCGCATCCCCGTCATGCTATTCTCATCGTGGAGGGACGGGACGGAACCGGGAATGCGCCATGAAGAGACCGTCTCTCCTATTCATCACGGTTCTCCTGTTCTGGGGCGCGCTTGCCGCCGCGCAGGGACACACTTTTCTCTGGTGGGCCGACGGCTACCGGGGCCGCGCTCCGGAAGGCGGGCGCCTGCTGATGGTGCAGACGAGCCGATACGGCGCGGCCTTTGACGTGGAACGCGCCGCCCTCACCCGGCTGGGCGTTCTTCCCTCCCCCGCTTCCTATGCGGAGGCCGTCGCGCAGCCGAACGACACCGTGCTCGGTCTGGCCCCGGCGTCGCTGCGCCTGTCGGTGGTGCCCGATGGCGTGGAGTATGTCTGCGCGCGCGCCGCGCGGAAGACGGACGACCACGCGAACTATCCGGTGCGTCTGATTGAGGGCGGACGCTTTCTCCAGCGCTTCGACCTTCTCGGGCTGGAGTTTGAGGACGCCAAGGGACGGAGACTTCAGGCCGACGGACGGCTGGAGGTGTGCGCCTGGCCGGAGCGCATGCACCTGACGCTGGAGGTTTCGGGGGAGGACCTCCAGGACGGCGCGGTGCTGCGGATGGAACTCGGCGGCGGGGAGTCCCCCCTGAGGGCGGAACAGGCTGCGGCAGGGACAGGGACACCCGCGCGGGTGACACTGCAATGGCCCGGCCCCGCACCGGAGGCGCCCGGGGCCATTGTCCGCGCGACGGACCCGGCATCCCCCGACAGGCCGCTGCCTGTCCGCCAGGACCCGCTGCTGGGGGCGCTGGTGGTGGACCTGCCCGAACGCAACTGGCCCATGGCGGAGAACCTTGACCGCCTGGACCGCTTCCCCGTCGTCATCGAGAATCCCGGCGGCGCGGAGGCGGTGGTACCGGTGATCTTCGCGCTGGAGGGGTCGTTTCAGGGTATCACGGGCATGTGCCCCATGCTGCGGGACGCCGAAGGCAACCCCTCGGGCATTCCCGTGCAGATTTCCAAGAACTGGCACCGCGACGAGAAGACCCGCCTGCTTTACGAGGGCGCGTGGTTTCACGCGGTGACACAGGTGCCGGTGCCGCCCGGCGGGAAATGGGAGGGCGAGCTTGCCGTCGCCTATGCCCGGTGGGGCGGCGTGCCGGCGGCTTCCCACGCGCAACTCTGCCTCATCGGCTGGGGGGGCAACCAATGGTGGGACCAGGCGGCCATCGGCTCCTTCGGCGAGTCCATCTGCTACGACCCGGAGGTCGGGCTGAACCGCTCCATGATTGACGACGTGCGGCCGCTGATGGTCACGGGGATGGGCGGCGGACAGTGGCAGTGGACGCACAACGTCGGCGGAGGCGATTTTCTCGTCCTTGTTGATGCAAAGGGCAGGAGACAGCACCTGACGCGCGTGCGCACGGCCTACCTCTCCCAGGGGCCCAACCTGACACGGGTGGTGTACGCGGGGGTGTCGCAGGATGGCGACGTCGCCGCGCGGATCGAGGTGTCCACCCCCCGCTGCGACGATGTGAACCGCGCCTATCACCGCATCCGCTACGACGTGCTGAAACCGGTGGCGTTCTCACGGCTCGCCTTCTATCAACTGGGGGCGGACCACTACAATGACCACCAGTTTGCCCGCATCGCGCGGGGAAACGCCGACGGATTGACGGAGGAGTGGGAAACGGAGCGCGGCGGAAAGAAGTACCTGCGCGGCCCGATGCCCGCGCCGGGGGAGTCCCCCTGGATCGCCCTGACCGGCGGTGTCCGCGGGGACCAGTGGAAGGAGGGGGCCTGGGCCGACCGGGGGCTTGTGGTGCGCTGGTGGAAGGCCCGGCTGGGCGGGCAGGAGGTGCCCGGGCCCTTTTTCGCCGTGTACGGCACGGAGAACGGGCCGCACAGCGCGAACGCGGAGCTCGCGCCGCCGCCGGGCCTGGAGCGGCTGGAACCCGGCGACTTCGTGGAGGCGGACCTCGAACTGCTGGTGCCGCCCCAGAGCGCCGCGGACTATTACGGGCCCAACGCCGCCCTGCGCGCGGACCTGGAGGCGAATGGCGGCTCGTGGCGGGTCGTCCACCGTCTCGCCCGCGCCAACGCGCCGGCCATCGAGATGGCACGCGGCACCCTGCTGCGCCGAATGCCGGTGGAGATTGCCGTGGACGCGGCGCAGGGCGCCGAATGCACGCTTCGCGGCGGCGCGGGACACGTGCCCGTGACGTTCACCGGCGTTTCGCGGCCCTCCAGGCACCGGCTGTCTGTGGACGGTGTGCGGGTGGACCAGGCCGTCCACGGGAGGGACTTCTGGCAGGTCGCGCCGGAGGACGCCACCGGCGCCTTCTCCGTCACCTACAACATCCCGCTGGACGGAGACGGGCGCGGACGGCGAATGGTGTTTCAGGGAGAGTCTCCCGGGGACAGCCTTGACCGGGGCGCGAGCGGCTCCCTAAAATAGCCGGGTTGCGCCAACTTCTCGGGAACCCTGAATGAACCAGACCGCTTTTGACATCCGTTCGCTCTACATGCAGGGCCGTCCGGCCGTGTCCTTTGAGCTGTTCCCCCCGAAGACGCCGGAGGGGATGGAGAGCCTTTTTGACCAGCTTCAGGAGCTGGTGCGCTGCAAGCCCTCCTTTATCACGTGCACCTACGGCGCGGGCGGGTCCACCCGCGACCGCACACTGGAGGTGCTGCGCGCGATCCGGGAACGGCACCCGCAAATGCCGGTGGTCTCGCACCTGGCCTGTTCGGGGACCACCCGCGACGGCGTCCGGGCTTACCTCAGGTCCGCGCTGGACCTCGGCGTTGCCGGCATTGTCGCGCTCCGCGGCGACCCGCCGAAAGACGGAGCGCCGGAAACCCCGGAGTTCCGCCACGCCTCCGACCTGGTGGAGTTGATCCGCGCCGAGCATCCCTCGCTGGCCGTGCTGGTGGCGGGCTATCCGGAGACCCATCCGGAATCCACGTCGGTGGCCATGGACATCGAGCACCTGAAACGGAAAGTGGACACGGGCGCGGATGTGGTGGTGACGCAGCTCTTCTTCGACAACCAGGACTATTTCCGCTTCCGTGACCGCTGCGCCGATGCGGGCATCTCCGTGCCGATTGTGCCGGGCATCCTGCCCGTGACGAATTTGGCGCAGATCCGGCGCCTGACCGCCATGTGCGGCACGCACCTGCCCGGGCGCCTCCTGCGGCGGCTGGAGGTGCACCAGAACGACGAGGAGGGGCAGTACGCCGTCGGCGTGTACCACGCCGCCCGTCAGGCGGAGGAGCTGATCGCGGGCGGCGCGCCGGGCATGCACTTCTATGTGCTGAACAAGTCGCGCGCCGCGCTGCTCATCTGCCGCGCCCTGGCGCTCTTCACCCCTGTGGAGGAGTAGGCGTCCCGAAGCCACCAAACGCCCGGTGGAATGTCAACCTTTCTGAACAGAGGGCAAGCTGAACGCCCGCAGGGCATTCCCGCGAAGGATTTCACACATTTCCAATTCATCACACTGCCTCACGCGGGCCAGCTCGGCGGCCGTCAGGAGGACGTCGGCGGGCTCGCAGCGCTGTCCCCGGCGGGGCTGGGGGGCGAGGTAGGGGGCGTCGGTCTCCGCGAGCAGCCGGTCCAGGGGGACGACGGCGGCGGCGTCCCGGAGCTTTTGCGCCTTGGGAAAGGTGAGGTTGCCGGCGAAGGAGATGAAACAGCCCAGCTCCACAAAGGCCTCCGCGCTTTCCGGGCCGCTGCCAAAGCAGTGCATGACCACGGCGGCCAGGGCGGGCGTGTGGTCGCGCAGGATGGCGAGGCAGTCGGCGTCGGCCTCGCGGTTGTGGATCACCACGGGCTTGCCCAGCTCCGCCGCCAGGGCGAGCTGCCGCTCAAACGCGGGGCGCTGGACCGCGCGGGGGGAAAACTCGTTGAAGTAGTCGAGTCCGGTCTCGCCGAGGGCGACCGCCGCCGGATCGGCCGCCAGATCGCGGAGCCGGGAGAGGGCGCCGCCGTCCACGCCTTCGGCATGGTAGGGGTGCACGCCAACCACGGCAACCACGCCGGGCCGCGCCAGGGCAAGGGCCGCGGCGCTGCTTTCGAGGGTGTCCCCGACCACGGCGATCCAGTCGAGACAGTCGAGCGCCCGGTCCAGCACCTCCCCGCGGTCCCCGTCGAAACGGGGATCCTGCAGGTGGCAGTGCGTGTCGGGGATGCGGGTCACGCCGGGTCGTTCCTGCTGCGGCGCTTCTTCTTGCGCTTGCGCTTGGAGGCCGAGTCCCCCTGGGGTGCGTCGGCGTCGGCGGGCACGGGCTCCGCCGGCCGGGGGGCCGGGTCCCGCCGATCCGCCGGTGGCGGGGCATCCCCGGCGGCGCAGGGGGCGCCGCCACATCCCCCGCCGTCACTCCTGCGCTTCCGGCAGGCCTCGTACTGGTCGCTCTCGTAGCTGAGGCAGCACAGAAGCTTGCCGCACTGCCCGCTGATCTTGGCGGGATTGAGGGACAGGTTCTGGGCCTTGGCCATGCGCATGGAAATGGGGCGGAACTCCTCAAGAAAGCTCGCGCAGCACAGGGGGCGGCCGCAGGTGCCGAGACCGCCGGTGAGTTTGGCCTGGTCGCGCACCTGGATGTGCCGCAGCTCAATGCGGCTGCGCAGCTCGTGGGCCAGGTCGCGGACCAGTTCGCGGAAGTCCACCCGGTTTTCAGCCACGAAGTGGAACGTGATCCGGCTCTTGTCGTAGGAGCACTCCGTGTCCACCAGCTTCATGTCCAGATTGTGCCTCTCGATTCTCCTGCGGCACACATCCTGGGCGCGCTCCTCCTGCCGCTCGATGTCGCGCATGGTCTGCTCGTCCTCGGCAGTGGCGCGGCGCAGCACGCGCATGCGCACGCGGCGCGTCTCCTCGGGGGACCGGGGCTCCGGGGGCATCACGCAGACGCCCCACTCCAGGCCGTCCTCGGTGTGGACAACACAGGCGTCGTCGCGGTTGAGGGTCATCCCCTCGCAGAGGAAGGAAAGCACCCGCCTCGGCTTTCTGAGCCTGACGCGGACTATGTCCATTCGGTCGTCTCCTTTCAGACGTCACCCCGCAAGGGTGAAAAACAGGTCGCGAAGCACGCGCTTGCGGGCGATGTTGCGGTCAAGATAGCGCCACGCGAGGTCCACGGCCCCGATCTTCGCCGCCGGGTCGCCGGCGGCCGTTTTCAGCCGGGAAAGCTCGTCCCGGTTAAAGACGGCCTCCGCGTCGCCCGTGGCGGCGTACACCAGCTCGTCGCGGTACCACCCGTGAAACAGGCGGACATGCTCATACAGCTCCAGCCGGAAACGCCCGGCTACAAACGCCTCCAGCAGCTCCTTCTCCCGCCGGGTGGTCTCCTCCCCCTCCGATTCGGCGTCGTCCTCGTCGCCGGGGATGCGGCCCGCGGCCTCCTCGATCTTCTTCTTCATCTGCTCCAGATAGGCGTCGAATTCCTCGGACAGGGTCAGGGGGTCATCCCCCTGCTTCAGCCGCCGCACCACGGACAGCACCGCCTGCCGCCGCTCGCCGCGGCACAGGTCGAGGGCGCGGCTCATCTGCCCCTGGGAGAGGGCCGCGATGGTGTCCGCCGCGTCGGCGGACAGGCCCCGCTGCTCCCAGAGCAGGCCGGCCACGGTTTCCCGGGGCAGCATGCCGAACCGCACCCCCTGGCACCGGGACCGGATGGTCGGCAGGAGCTGCCGGGGCACGTCGGTGAGCAGGATAAACGTGGTGCTGGTCGAGGGCTCCTCAAGGGTCTTGAGAAACTTGTTCTGGGCCGCCTCGTTCATCCGGTCGGCCTCTTCGATGACATAAACGCGCCGCCGCCCCTCGAAGGGCCGGTAGGCCGTCGTGTCGCAGATTTCCTCGACCACCTGCGTCTTGATGATGCGTGTCTTGCCTGTGGGCTCGATCAGTTTGACGTCCGGGTGGTTCCCCGCGCCGATCTTCGCGCAGGGCCGGCACTGGTCGCAGGCGTCCCCGGTCCCGCCGCCGCCGTCGCAGTTCAACGCCTTGGCCATTTCGAGGGCGGCCAGGCGTTTTCCCACGCCGGAGGGCCCCCACAGCAGCAGCCCGCCGGGCACACGTCCCTTGCGCACAATGTTGCGCAGGAGCCGGACGCCCACCTCCTGGTCTCTGACAGCGGAAAAACCCATGCTCATCCCGGCGGCTGCGGGGCCGCAACCCGTTGTGTTCTAGCGTGTTTCGATCAGACGGTCCACCCGGAGGCGGACCGCTGTGGAAACCTCCTCCACGGGGGCGGAGGCGTCAATGATTGTAATACGTTCCGGCTCCGCCCGCGCAATGTCCAGAAAGGCGGCGCGGACCCGGTGGTGAAAGTCGGCCGATTCCCCCTCGATGCGGTCCAGGACGCCGCGTTTCCCGCTGCGCGCCAGCCCGTCCTCCGCCGGAAGGTCAAGCAGCAGCGTGCAGTCGGGCGCCAGCCCGCCGGTCGCGAGGCTGTTCAGGGTGCGTATCTGGTCCGGCGCGAGGCCCCGGCCGCCGCCCTGATAGGCCAGGGTCGAGTCGCAAAACCGGTCGCAGAGCACCACGTCGCCCCGCTCCAGGGCGGGGCGGATCACGGCGTGGACATGTTGCGCCCGCGCCGCGGCGTACATCATCAATTCGGAAAGGGGGGAAATGGCGCCGGTCGCCGGGTCCAGCAGGAGGCCGCGCAGCGCCTCGGCCAGCGGCGTGCCACCCGGCTCGCGGGTGGTGACCACCCGGCATCCGCGCCGCTCCAGATGTCCGGCCAGCAGATGGAGCTGCGTGGTCTTTCCGCAACCCTCGACCCCCTCCAGCGTGATGAAAAGCCCCCTCATTCCCCGGTCACCCCCCGGCGCGCCGCGCGCCCTTCGGCGAAGAACGCCTCCAACCCGGCGCTGTCGCCCCCCCGCAGCAGCCGGATGAAGATCTCCAGCCGCTCCCCGTATTCGGAAAGGCTCTCCAGAAGGGCCTCCCGGTTGGTGAGGCAGATATCCCGCCAGACCTCCGGCGGACCGCCCGCGATGCGGGTCGTGTCCAGAAAGCCCCGGCCCACGACGTCGCGGGTCAGGGGGGCCGCCCCGGCCAGCGCGGCCAGCGCGGCGGCGGCGACATGGGGCAGGTGGCTGGTGCGCGCGAGGAGCGCATCGTGAAGCTGCGGCGCGATGGGCGCAACGCGCATGCCGACGGCCTCCCACAGGCGGCGGACGGTGTCCACCGCCGCAGGGTCCAGCCCGGGGCTGTCCTCCAGAAGGCAGACGGCCCCCTCGTAGAGGTCGGCGCGGCCGTGCTCGGGACCGGCGTTCTCGCTGCCCGCCATGGGGTGGCCGCCCACAAAGCGGCGCGGCGACGGCCAGGTTCCGGCGGCATGGGCGCAGATGACGCCCTTGGTGCTCGCCACATCCGTCACCACCGCCGCCGT
This window encodes:
- the metF gene encoding methylenetetrahydrofolate reductase [NAD(P)H], whose protein sequence is MQGRPAVSFELFPPKTPEGMESLFDQLQELVRCKPSFITCTYGAGGSTRDRTLEVLRAIRERHPQMPVVSHLACSGTTRDGVRAYLRSALDLGVAGIVALRGDPPKDGAPETPEFRHASDLVELIRAEHPSLAVLVAGYPETHPESTSVAMDIEHLKRKVDTGADVVVTQLFFDNQDYFRFRDRCADAGISVPIVPGILPVTNLAQIRRLTAMCGTHLPGRLLRRLEVHQNDEEGQYAVGVYHAARQAEELIAGGAPGMHFYVLNKSRAALLICRALALFTPVEE
- a CDS encoding TatD family hydrolase, with protein sequence MTRIPDTHCHLQDPRFDGDRGEVLDRALDCLDWIAVVGDTLESSAAALALARPGVVAVVGVHPYHAEGVDGGALSRLRDLAADPAAVALGETGLDYFNEFSPRAVQRPAFERQLALAAELGKPVVIHNREADADCLAILRDHTPALAAVVMHCFGSGPESAEAFVELGCFISFAGNLTFPKAQKLRDAAAVVPLDRLLAETDAPYLAPQPRRGQRCEPADVLLTAAELARVRQCDELEMCEILRGNALRAFSLPSVQKG
- a CDS encoding stage 0 sporulation family protein, with protein sequence MDIVRVRLRKPRRVLSFLCEGMTLNRDDACVVHTEDGLEWGVCVMPPEPRSPEETRRVRMRVLRRATAEDEQTMRDIERQEERAQDVCRRRIERHNLDMKLVDTECSYDKSRITFHFVAENRVDFRELVRDLAHELRSRIELRHIQVRDQAKLTGGLGTCGRPLCCASFLEEFRPISMRMAKAQNLSLNPAKISGQCGKLLCCLSYESDQYEACRKRRSDGGGCGGAPCAAGDAPPPADRRDPAPRPAEPVPADADAPQGDSASKRKRKKKRRSRNDPA
- the holB gene encoding DNA polymerase III subunit delta', which encodes MGFSAVRDQEVGVRLLRNIVRKGRVPGGLLLWGPSGVGKRLAALEMAKALNCDGGGGTGDACDQCRPCAKIGAGNHPDVKLIEPTGKTRIIKTQVVEEICDTTAYRPFEGRRRVYVIEEADRMNEAAQNKFLKTLEEPSTSTTFILLTDVPRQLLPTIRSRCQGVRFGMLPRETVAGLLWEQRGLSADAADTIAALSQGQMSRALDLCRGERRQAVLSVVRRLKQGDDPLTLSEEFDAYLEQMKKKIEEAAGRIPGDEDDAESEGEETTRREKELLEAFVAGRFRLELYEHVRLFHGWYRDELVYAATGDAEAVFNRDELSRLKTAAGDPAAKIGAVDLAWRYLDRNIARKRVLRDLFFTLAG
- a CDS encoding dTMP kinase; the protein is MRGLFITLEGVEGCGKTTQLHLLAGHLERRGCRVVTTREPGGTPLAEALRGLLLDPATGAISPLSELMMYAAARAQHVHAVIRPALERGDVVLCDRFCDSTLAYQGGGRGLAPDQIRTLNSLATGGLAPDCTLLLDLPAEDGLARSGKRGVLDRIEGESADFHHRVRAAFLDIARAEPERITIIDASAPVEEVSTAVRLRVDRLIETR
- a CDS encoding prephenate dehydrogenase/arogenate dehydrogenase family protein; the encoded protein is MSPGFERIGIAGVGLLGASLGLALKKRGLARCVVGAGRRRETLETALRLGAIDEIADAPADLAAGTELVVLAVPAAAVPPLMDALRGTAAVVTDVASTKGVICAHAAGTWPSPRRFVGGHPMAGSENAGPEHGRADLYEGAVCLLEDSPGLDPAAVDTVRRLWEAVGMRVAPIAPQLHDALLARTSHLPHVAAAALAALAGAAPLTRDVVGRGFLDTTRIAGGPPEVWRDICLTNREALLESLSEYGERLEIFIRLLRGGDSAGLEAFFAEGRAARRGVTGE